Part of the Cryptococcus neoformans var. grubii H99 chromosome 2, complete sequence genome is shown below.
TAATAGACGTGTCTGTTTGATTCTTCTGCAAGGCCACAACCAATTTAAGATCAAACAGCAAAAATACAAAGTATCAGAGGAACTTAAAACTGGCCAGGCGCGGGTACTCTTTGGTGAGTACATGCTTTGGTAACATTTTTGAATCAGGATATCTAATGGTGGAGGGTTGCAGATTACATTGCAGAATCTGTCGATAACTTCCTTACCGAAGTTGAGAGCCACGATGATATTGCTATACCCGCCACTGGTGAGCCTATGCACCTTGGGTTTACCTTTAGGTACGTTGCATCCGCCAAGGAACCTTATCTCAGACTGACGCACTTTCGTAGTTTCCCCGTGGAACAAACTGCCATTGACGCGGGCAAACTACTTACATGGACCAAGGGCTTCAACACCAAGAACGCTATCGGCCACGATGTCGTTCGTCTTTTACAAGACGCTTTCGACCGCAAGCACATGCATGTCCGATGCAGTGCATTGGTTAATGACGTAGGtaccttctcctcttcgagACTTGAGCTTATAATGTATCGTACAGACCGTGGGcacccttctttcccgCTCATATCAGAGTGGTCCTGCTCTTATCGGTGCCATTTTCGGCACCGGTACAAACGGTGCCTATATCGACAAGTCACGAACCATCAGCAAGTTGGGCAAagaaaagattgaagaggccGAGAAGGGCGGTGAGCATGCTGGAGAATATATGGTCGTCAACATGGAATGGGGAGCGTTTGACAACAAGGTCTGTGTAGTGCCGTTGTGATGAACGGACTAGAGATTGACACAAAGCAGCGGGTGTGCTTGCCCATCTCCATTTTCGATAACAAACTGGACCGTGAAAGCATAAACCCGTTAGttgtccctttttttttcaaatCAAAAAGTTAAAAAAGATTACCCTAATCACTTTTACATCGTGCAGGCGGAAGCAAGCTTTCGAGAAACTGGTGTCCGGCATGTGTAAGCGCATGTTTCGAGTAGAGCATCCTTTTTTCTAACGTTTTTCAATAGATCTGGGTGAAATCACTCGTAACATTCTTCTCTACATGATCgattcctctctcctcttcgggGGTCATTCTAGTGAGATTCTCAACACCCATTATGGCTTCGACACCTCCTTTGTCTCTGGTATTGAAGGAATCTCTTCCCCCGAGGAGGTAAAAAAATTGATCATCAAGGAACTCAAGGTCAACCCCGAGCACGTTACGGATAAGTGTCCCGAGATTGTTCAATGGGCGGTACGGTTGGTTTCCGACCGAGCTTGCAAGCTTGCCGCCTGTGCTATCGCAGCTGTTGTCCTCCATACAGGCAATGACAAGGCCCcagagggcgaggaggacaAGGGAGTGGATGTTGGTGTGGATGGCAGTGTTGCCGAGTTTTTACCCATGTTTAGTGAGAGGGTGATGGCCGCGTTGAAGGCTATTCTTGGTGATAAGAGTGCGGCGAGAGTGAAGATGGGGCTGGCCAAAGATGGGAGTGGTGTCGGTGGTAAGTGTCACGAGGATTCCTAGTCACTCGGTGGAAATAGTCGCTTACGGGAAACGCAGCGGCTCTCACTGCCCTCCAAGCCAAGAAGGCATTAGATCGGCGATCAGAAAGGTCATCCAAGTTCGTCCCTGGTGAACGTGGACCTTAAAATGAGATAACTGGCAATATTTTGTACCCGTACCTTATTTTAATTACCTGTTTCGCTGGCGCATGTGTGAATGTGTCGTTTCGGCGTTTGTTTTGTCGGGGTGAGAAGTAGCAAACCAAAGGAGATCATCTGtcatcttgagcttgaaatACCTGTTGATGCCATATTTTCTGATGCATTAGCTTGTCAAACGTTCTTGTTAGAATAGTGCATATGTTAATGTTAATGTACAACTATGACGAGACAAAAAGCAGCAGAGAAGATTATAACGCGTGAAGCTTTCTAACGGGGAGGAACTTGACGGGATGACGCTTGAGGTAGGGCCAAGGTGGAACTGTGGCCTAATTCGATAGTTAGCTTGTCCATTTCAGAGTGAGTACAAGTCCCAGCGCACAACAATAAGTACAGCAAAACCAGCTGCAAAACTTTCCACGCCCAGCAACACCGAGCCACTAAGATAGGAGAGGACGAAAGATAATGCCTGGCAATTTGTTGTACGGTAAGTGCTCATTGGGGGCTGTCTGTTGCGGTAGGTTACTCACGGTGAGGACAATGAACGTGGTTTGAGTGTAAGAAGTGACGAGTTGCTGAGATTGCGGATCCTGTAGGAAAATAGTGAGTTCTCGGGCTGATATCGTAGTGGACTTACGATTCGGCCCTCGAGGGTCCTTTGTATGAGGGGTGGGAGGTGATTCATATTAGGATAGGCGTCTGGGATGCTGTGGACTGTTTCCTTAGCGGATATGAGACCGTCAAACTGCTGGGCTTGCGATAATAGAATAGTAAATAATAGATCAACATCGGTGTGCGCCGCCTTGTTCCCGTTAACGAGAACGCACAACACCACCTATGACCTCAGACGGGAGTAATTGGGTGGTGCCACGGTCGGCGATTCGAGCTGCCGGTG
Proteins encoded:
- a CDS encoding hexokinase; this translates as MTLPEVCKQFEPYFILDDAKLVDIVKHFRKEMEEGLANYGKDMAMIPTFVTGVPDGTEEGVFLALDLGGTNLRVCLILLQGHNQFKIKQQKYKVSEELKTGQARVLFDYIAESVDNFLTEVESHDDIAIPATGEPMHLGFTFSFPVEQTAIDAGKLLTWTKGFNTKNAIGHDVVRLLQDAFDRKHMHVRCSALVNDTVGTLLSRSYQSGPALIGAIFGTGTNGAYIDKSRTISKLGKEKIEEAEKGGEHAGEYMVVNMEWGAFDNKRVCLPISIFDNKLDRESINPRKQAFEKLVSGMYLGEITRNILLYMIDSSLLFGGHSSEILNTHYGFDTSFVSGIEGISSPEEVKKLIIKELKVNPEHVTDKCPEIVQWAVRLVSDRACKLAACAIAAVVLHTGNDKAPEGEEDKGVDVGVDGSVAEFLPMFSERVMAALKAILGDKSAARVKMGLAKDGSGVGAALTALQAKKALDRRSERSSKFVPGERGP